A genomic region of Pyrus communis chromosome 14, drPyrComm1.1, whole genome shotgun sequence contains the following coding sequences:
- the LOC137715032 gene encoding pentatricopeptide repeat-containing protein At5g65560-like, whose amino-acid sequence MMRRELTAVITTRQTLLLLLKPLSSLATATPPPDISSELFAVLSHRNWQKHPSLRNLIPSISPSHVSSLFARNLHPQIALSFFRWIAGIPRYKHTVHSHSSLLLNILLPNCWLDAAEKIRISMLKACDSPEDARFVLDLLRRMNNGGSGFVEFKLTLRSYNWLLISVSKFLLIDDVKTVYLEMLADKIPPDIVTLNTMVVAYCKLGNVAGANLYVSKIVQAGFSPTSFTYSSLIMGHCRNKDVDNAFKIFEVMPDKGCPRDVVSYNYLIRGFCEAHRIDEALKLFSHLGQGGDNCFPNVRTYTVLIHALCGSRRKLEAINLFKEMIEKGCEPNVYTYCVLIDSMCKENKLDYARKVLNQMLEKGLSPNVVTYNALINGYCKEGTVEAALEILALMESNVCCPDVHTFSVLIDGLCKRNNVHQAMALLNKMLERKLSPNLVTYNSLLRGQCKGGHFDSAYRLLNLMTHSGLAPDQITYCIFIDGLCKWKRLQEAQTMFDTLKKNGIKSSTEMFTALIDGYCKIGKIDDALSLFDTMLAEDCLPNSYAINALIHGLFKEKKMIEASSVMEKMLSIGVKPTVPHYNILINHVLKEGDFDRAHQLLNKMVSVGNKPTLITYNTLIQAYCTLGNINEAEKLMNKMNGEGISADSLTYTFLIDGYVRMGLIDCAFDVLKRMFDSGCEPCHRTYSFLIKHLSNQKLVMTNSKAVGLDIMLNVSGNITDIWKTMDFEIALELFEKMVGHGCAPNMNTYGELIVRLCKERNLEVAQRLYDHMRDMGISPNEDIYNSLVNCCCEMHVYGEAAILVHTMIEHGYLPALESCKLLVCGLFDEENDEKAKEVFCHMLRCGYNYDEVAWKLLLDGLIKRGHLNRGSELLTVMEKMGCQLHPETNRMLTEGLNGT is encoded by the coding sequence ATGATGAGAAGAGAACTGACGGCGGTGATCACCACGCGCCaaaccctcctcctcctcctcaaacCCTTGTCTTCCCTTGCCACCGCAACACCGCCGCCCGATATCTCTTCCGAGCTCTTCGCCGTCCTCTCTCACCGGAATTGGCAGAAACACCCTTCCCTCAGAAACCTAATCCCCTCCATATCCCCTTCCCATGTCTCTTCCCTCTTCGCCCGTAACCTCCACCCCCAAATTGCCCTCTCCTTCTTCCGCTGGATCGCCGGAATCCCCCGATACAAGCACACCGTCCACTCCCATTCCTCTTTGCTCCTCAACATTCTGCTTCCCAATTGCTGGCTCGATGCTGCCGAGAAGATCCGGATTTCGATGCTCAAGGCCTGCGATTCGCCTGAGGACGCCCGCTTTGTGCTCGACCTGTTGCGCCGGATGAACAACGGCGGTTCTGGTTTCGTCGAGTTCAAGCTCACTCTCAGGTCCTACAACTGGCTCCTAATATCTGTGTCTAAGTTTTTACTAATTGATGATGTGAAAACTGTGTATTTGGAAATGTTGGCCGACAAGATTCCGCCGGATATAGTTACGTTGAATACCATGGTGGTTGCTTATTGTAAATTGGGAAATGTGGCCGGGGCCAATTTGTATGTCAGTAAGATAGTGCAGGCAGGTTTTAGCCCCACTAGTTTTACATACAGTTCATTGATAATGGGGCATTGTAGGAACAAGGATGTGGATAATGCTTTTAAGATTTTTGAGGTAATGCCGGATAAGGGCTGTCCAAGAGACGTGGTTTCGTATAATTATTTAATTCGGGGGTTTTGTGAGGCTCATCGCATTGATGAGGCACTCAAGTTGTTCTCTCACTTGGGGCAGGGGGGCGATAATTGTTTTCCTAATGTGAGAACATATACAGTTCTTATTCATGCATTGTGTGGATCAAGAAGGAAACTAGAAGCAATTAATCTATTTAAAGAGATGATAGAGAAGGGTTGTGAACCTAATGTATATACTTATTGTGTGCTCATTGATAGCATGTGTAAGGAAAATAAGCTTGATTATGCTAGAAAGGTGCTAAATCAGATGCTGGAGAAAGGATTGAGTCCTAATGTCGTCACATACAATGCATTAATAAATGGGTATTGCAAGGAGGGAACAGTTGAGGCTGCACTTGAGATTTTGGCTTTGATGGAATCAAATGTTTGTTGTCCAGATGTTCACACATTCAGTGTATTGATTGACGGGTTGTGTAAAAGGAATAATGTGCACCAGGCAATGGCACTGCTTAACAAAATGCTTGAACGGAAGCTCTCACCAAACTTGGTTACATATAACTCATTACTCCGTGGCCAGTGTAAAGGAGGTCATTTCGATAGTGCTTATAGGTTGCTTAATTTGATGACTCATAGTGGTCTGGCTCCTGACCAGATTACTTACTGTATTTTCATCGACGGTCTCTGTAAGTGGAAGAGATTACAGGAAGCTCAAACCATGTTTGATACTCTCAAGAAGAATGGCATCAAGTCAAGTACAGAGATGTTTACTGCTTTAATTGATGGTTACTGTAAGATTGGGAAAATCGATGATGCCCTTTCTCTATTTGATACTATGCTTGCTGAGGATTGTTTGCCAAATTCATATGCTATCAATGCCTTGATACATGGGCtattcaaagagaaaaaaatgataGAAGCATCCTCAGTCATGGAAAAGATGTTAAGTATAGGTGTGAAGCCTACAGTCCctcattataatattttaattaatcatGTTCTGAAAGAAGGTGACTTTGATCGTGCTCATCAGCTTCTCAATAAAATGGTCTCTGTCGGTAACAAGCCTACTCTAATTACTTACAACACATTAATTCAGGCATATTGCACGTTAGGGAATATAAATGAAGCGGAGAAGCTGATGAATAAGATGAATGGAGAAGGAATTTCTGCAGATTCGTTGACTTACACATTTTTAATTGATGGATATGTCCGTATGGGATTAATTGATTGTGCGTTTGATGTTCTTAAGCGCATGTTTGATTCTGGTTGTGAGCCTTGTCATCGTACCTATTCCTTTCTAATCAAACATCTCTCAAATCAGAAGTTGGTCATGACAAACAGCAAAGCAGTGGGTCTTGATATAATGTTGAATGTCTCTGGAAATATCACTGATATATGGAAGACCATGGATTTTGAAATTGCTTTGGAGCTATTTGAGAAGATGGTTGGACATGGTTGTGCTCCCAATATGAACACCTATGGCGAGCTTATAGTAAGACTTTGCAAAGAGAGAAACTTGGAAGTGGCCCAGAGGTTATATGATCATATGAGAGATATGGGTATTTCTCCCAACGAAGATATTTATAATTCTCTTGTTAATTGTTGTTGTGAGATGCATGTGTATGGAGAGGCAGCAATTCTAGTGCATACTATGATTGAGCATGGTTATTTACCAGCATTGGAGTCGTGCAAGTTGCTTGTATGTGGCCTTTTTGATGAAGAGAATGACGAGAAGGCTAAGGAAGTTTTTTGTCACATGCTTCGCTGTGGGTATAACTATGATGAAGTAGCTTGGAAACTTCTACTTGATGGTTTGATTAAGAGGGGCCATTTAAATAGAGGATCAGAGCTGCTAACAGTCATGGAGAAAATGGGTTGCCAGCTTCATCCTGAGACAAATAGAATGTTGACTGAGGGACTTAATGGGACATGA